The window ATGTGTAAAGAAAGAGAGGTATTTTCTTTTGAGGAAAAGGAAATTGAATTGAAGACTCTTAAGCTGACGAAAAGTTTCTGAGTCAGGTAAATTCCACACCTCCCAGCATGGCATATCCTGAAATTGCAATGTCTCCAGTGAGGGAAAAGGAGCAATATGCAAAGAAGGATTGTCTTCATTCTTGTAAAACTCAATTCCAATGCTGCTGAGCTGACCGAAATCTCGAATGTACAGGGACTTGAGAGATGGTAGCTGTCCAAGTGAAGGCAGCATGCAACAGTTCATGCAACACACCAACGATATATGTGTCATATTGTTGTAAGAACAGTGCCCCAACCAATCTGGAAATATTGTACCCCTGTATCTCCTTATTGTCAActctttcaagccattgtgcggttCCAAGCTGTGGAGTATCTCTCTCTCAGTTTGTGTATTCGAAACCATATCACCACCTGAAGACCACTCCAAGTATAATTTGCTGATGAGATTCTTGTTTATCATTCTTGCATTCTCTGCTTCTTTCACATCCACAATATTCTCCAACTTCTTAAGCTGGAATGATCCATGAAGATTTGAGAGCCCTCCCAATTCATGGATTCCATTATCTTCATGCTTGCCCACGATAAAGAAATCTAAGACACGCAAGTGTTTCAATTTGCTTATTCCCCCAGGCATTTCTTCCAAAGAAGTTTTCCTAAGATCCAGATGCCGTAAATTCACAAGATTATGCATGCCACTGGGCAACATGGTCAGCTTAGTACATCCATATAATATTAATGTTTGTAGATTATACAAGTTGCACAACAATTCTGGCAACATGTTAATGTCAGTCCAAGAGAGATTCAAATAGCGTAGATGAATCAATTCACCTATTGATTCAGGTAATACATCAAGTTTATGAAAGGATAAAACTCTCAAGTATTTAAACTTTGATCCTATGATTTCCAGGTTAAACAAATCATCGATATACAACGATGTCCTCAAAGATTCCAATTTCAAAATGGAGTTAGAGACTTTTGAGATTCGAGGACCTAAGCTTCCACATGAGATATGTGATAAATGACGAGTGAGAACCTTCTTCTCATCTTGTTCACCAAGTTCTTCTATTCTACAATAGAAGTCGCCAGCAAGGAATATTGCCAagtcacgcaagagatcatgcatCACAAATCTCTTAAAATTATACGTACTTGGTTTAAAAAATAATCTGGAAGCTAATTCTTCAAAATAATTGCAACCAACTTCTTCAAAACTCTCTCCTCTATTTGGTAGCCTTAAAAGATCTTGGGCCATCCACAGCAAAATTAGTTCATCTTTATCCAAAAGATAATCTTTCGGATACAATGCACAATAAACAAAACAACGCTTCAAATGTGCAGGAAGGTGGAAGTAACTAATTAACAGTGCTGGAATAATCTTACTGTCAATTGTAGAAAATCCCCAAATATCACTCCTTAAGATTTTTTCCCATTCCTCAGCATCATGCCTTCTGCACAAGCAACCAAGTGTTTCTGCTGCTAATGGCAAACCGTCACACTTCCTGGCAATCTTTTTTCCTATTCCTTCTAGTGTTGGGCTCCCATTTGACTCTGGAAAAGAAGCATTGGCTGCAAACACTGACCAACAATAGTCTTCTGATAATGGAATGAGATAGTGAGGGTGATAATTtgtttggacaactgaaccaACATCTTCCTTGCGAGTAGTCAGAAGAATAGTACTTCCCTTAACCCCATATTGAAAAGGGGCTAGAAAATCCTTCCATTGATGATGATCATTACTCCAAACATCATCCAAAACAATAAAGAACTTCTTTTCGGACAATCCTTTCTTCAAAGcatcttgaattgaattgaagctATCAAGATCCTGAGTATTTGTAGAGATCTCCTTTACTATATTCCTTGTAGTCTCAACAATATTGA is drawn from Arachis hypogaea cultivar Tifrunner chromosome 12, arahy.Tifrunner.gnm2.J5K5, whole genome shotgun sequence and contains these coding sequences:
- the LOC112726329 gene encoding putative disease resistance RPP13-like protein 1 isoform X2; translated protein: MDAGALVDDAELKQLDNHDVKEWLNCLRDALYTADDLLDCVCTKAATQKGVRNFLPSFLNSEERQMVKEIERVVRRIEDLEKRKGKLGLEKISTASFSWKTTSTSLVKGNVYGREDDQKALVQMLNDNNEHHLSVISIVGIGGVGKTTLAQWMYNNAELMEGFDRKAWVCVSENFNIVETTRNIVKEISTNTQDLDSFNSIQDALKKGLSEKKFFIVLDDVWSNDHHQWKDFLAPFQYGVKGSTILLTTRKEDVGSVVQTNYHPHYLIPLSEDYCWSVFAANASFPESNGSPTLEGIGKKIARKCDGLPLAAETLGCLCRRHDAEEWEKILRSDIWGFSTIDSKIIPALLISYFHLPAHLKRCFVYCALYPKDYLLDKDELILLWMAQDLLRLPNRGESFEEVGCNYFEELASRLFFKPSTYNFKRFVMHDLLRDLAIFLAGDFYCRIEELGEQDEKKVLTRHLSHISCGSLGPRISKVSNSILKLESLRTSLYIDDLFNLEIIGSKFKYLRVLSFHKLDVLPESIGELIHLRYLNLSWTDINMLPELLCNLYNLQTLILYGCTKLTMLPSGMHNLVNLRHLDLRKTSLEEMPGGISKLKHLRVLDFFIVGKHEDNGIHELGGLSNLHGSFQLKKLENIVDVKEAENARMINKNLISKLYLEWSSGGDMVSNTQTEREILHSLEPHNGLKELTIRRYRGTIFPDWLGHCSYNNMTHISLVCCMNCCMLPSLGQLPSLKSLYIRDFGQLSSIGIEFYKNEDNPSLHIAPFPSLETLQFQDMPCWEVHCNEVKVPKWQRFHHI